One window of Microtus pennsylvanicus isolate mMicPen1 chromosome X, mMicPen1.hap1, whole genome shotgun sequence genomic DNA carries:
- the Serpina7 gene encoding LOW QUALITY PROTEIN: thyroxine-binding globulin (The sequence of the model RefSeq protein was modified relative to this genomic sequence to represent the inferred CDS: deleted 1 base in 1 codon; substituted 2 bases at 2 genomic stop codons): MSVFLYLFLLVFGLQTTIHCAQYNISEGKVTICHLSQQNATLYKMSSINADFAFSRYCRFPVENPGWNIFFSPGSTSAALAMLSFASVSNTQTQILGVLGFNLTDTPITELYPGFQHLICSLNFPKNELELQMGNAVFIGQQLKPLARVSDDVKTLXVFPIDFSNVSAAQQEINSYVEKQAKGKIIDLIQDLRLNIIMILVNYIHFKTQCGPYFLCRFGYTAXIPFTICYVLTMCNYYHFPDIKLNCTVLQMDDSENALALSVLPKDGHVEWVEAALSSKTLKKWNYLLQKGWVELFVPKFSISATYDLGSTLQKMGMRDAFAESASFAGIMRDNGLKLSCAFHKALLHIGEQRTKEVAAPEAVSLEQPEVASLHPIIQFDRTSLLMVLEKRTRSIFFLGKVINPANE, encoded by the exons ATGTCAGTGTTTCTCTATCTGTTTCTCTTGGTGTTTGGACTACAA ACTACAATCCATTGTGCACAATATAACATCTCTGAAGGCAAAGTTACAATCTGCCATTTATCCCAACAAAATGCCACTCTCTATAAGATGTCATCTATCAATGCTGACTTTGCCTTCAGTCGATATTGTAGGTTCCCTGTGGAGAACCCAGGTTGGAACATCTTCTTTTCCCCTGGGAGCACATCTGCTGCTTTAGCCATGCTTTCTTTTGCATCTGTCTCTAACACTCAAACTCAGATTCTGGGGGTCTTGGGGTTTAACCTCACAGATACTCCAATAACAGAATTATATCCGGGCTTCCAACATTTGATCTGTTCATTGAATTTCCCAAAGAatgaactggaattgcagatgggAAATGCAGTTTTCATTGGGCAGCAGCTGAAACCACTGGCAAGGGTTTCGGATGATGTCAAGACCCTTTAAGTCTTTCCTATCGACTTCTCCAATGTTTCTGCAGCCCAGCAGGAGATCAACAGTTATGTGGAGAAGCAAGCCAAAGGGAAAATTATAGACCTAATTCAAGACCTTAGACTGAACATTATCATGATTCTGGTGAACTACATTCATTTCAAAA CACAATGTGGTccctacttcctgtgtagatttgGATACACTGCATAAATCCCTTTTACGATATGTTACGTACTTACTATGTGCAATTACTATCATTTTCCGGATATAAAGCTGAATTGCACAGTACTCCAAATGGACGATAGTGAGAATGCCCTGGCACTTTCTGTCCTTCCAAAGGACGGACACGTAGAGTGGGTGGAGGCAGCCTTGTCATCTAAGACATTGAAGAAGTGGAACTACTTACTACAGAAAGG ATGGGTTGAGTTATTTGTTCCAAAGTTTTCCATTTCTGCCACATATGACCTTGGAAGTACACTTCAGAAGATGGGCATGAGGGATGCCTTTGCTGAAAGTGCCAGCTTTGCTGGAATTATGAGAGACAATGGTCTAAAACTTTCCTGT GCTTTTCACAAGGCTCTGCTGCATATTGGAGAACAGAGAACCAAAGAAGTAGCTGCTCCTGAAGCTGTGTCTCTGGAACAGCCAGAAGTGGCTTCTCTTCATCCCATTATCCAATTTGACAGAACATCCTTATTGATGGTTTTGGAGAAAAGGAccagaagcattttctttttaggGAAAGTCATTAACCCAGCTAATGAGTAA